In Thalassotalea fonticola, a single genomic region encodes these proteins:
- a CDS encoding DUF2884 family protein: protein MKKSLIVNLTASLLLSTTLLSTATIAHEKGHGSDSKSGSYSFNSDECSIDVNYGVVVEGDNIRFINNDETYVQINNNQQLFVEGKLVDLSERQQALVAEYSEQINRQVPEVVTLAEDAVEIAFQAVSHVVIGLSGDNEKSKARVDSIFTKINSEVEKRFNEKDGSYFIAEQDFDEFDEFMEEELEDEIEELITDSVGDILIAVGSAMNSEEGNFEENMEAFGERMENMGKDIEMAVEGKAEELGKQAEKLCHNLKSLDQLETELSNSINELNDFNLLTVSD from the coding sequence ATGAAAAAATCACTAATTGTAAATTTAACAGCAAGCCTATTACTGAGTACAACACTGTTAAGCACCGCAACAATTGCGCACGAAAAAGGCCATGGATCTGATTCAAAATCTGGCAGTTACTCGTTTAATAGCGACGAATGCTCTATAGATGTTAACTACGGTGTGGTGGTTGAAGGTGATAACATTCGCTTTATCAATAACGATGAAACCTATGTACAGATCAACAATAATCAGCAGCTGTTTGTTGAAGGTAAGTTAGTCGATTTGAGTGAGCGACAACAAGCGCTAGTTGCTGAATATTCTGAGCAAATAAATAGGCAAGTACCTGAAGTTGTAACTCTTGCTGAAGATGCAGTTGAAATTGCCTTTCAAGCTGTTAGTCATGTTGTTATTGGTTTAAGTGGTGACAACGAAAAAAGCAAAGCACGTGTTGATAGCATTTTTACCAAGATTAATAGCGAAGTTGAAAAACGCTTCAATGAAAAAGATGGTAGCTACTTTATCGCAGAGCAAGACTTTGATGAATTTGATGAATTTATGGAAGAAGAGCTAGAAGATGAAATTGAAGAGCTAATAACTGATTCTGTCGGTGATATTCTGATTGCCGTTGGCAGTGCAATGAACAGTGAAGAAGGAAATTTTGAAGAAAATATGGAAGCTTTTGGCGAACGTATGGAAAATATGGGCAAAGATATAGAAATGGCTGTTGAGGGTAAAGCTGAAGAACTGGGCAAGCAAGCCGAAAAGCTATGTCATAACCTAAAAAGTTTAGACCAACTCGAAACCGAATTATCCAATAGTATTAATGAGCTTAATGACTTTAATTTACTTACCGTAAGCGACTAA
- a CDS encoding CinA family nicotinamide mononucleotide deamidase-related protein has translation MLNVQLLLTGNELMSGDIVDTNSVFIARELKNLGVELTRKVTVGDNMQLLTEQMEQLSKDADILIINGGLGPTVDDMTAQALSETTKQSLAIHPTALEQVKAWCVKRSYRLTGPNLKQALLPTGCDIVHNPIGSAPGFSINHNSCQIICTPGVPVELKAMLREEILPNIAEQLPEELQTVTQKLKVFGIGESGLQKMVNDSYPNWPEEIELGFRATMPLLEVKLTSRSHTSTTLRDEWYSKIKGLLGQHIVSENGDSIAATVVKLLKQNGKTITTAESCTGGMIAAQLTGVAGCSDVFEAGFVTYSNRMKEKLVNVNAQTLEQFGAVSEQVVKEMVSGALAVSAADYAVSVSGVAGPDGGTEDKPVGTVWLAWANKQQVFTKKLYLPTHRIHFQNFIANTGLDLIRRLILGYHDEPRYFVERQFNSKT, from the coding sequence ATGTTAAATGTGCAGTTATTACTTACTGGTAACGAATTAATGAGTGGGGATATTGTTGATACGAATTCAGTATTTATTGCCCGTGAGCTGAAAAATCTGGGTGTAGAGCTTACCCGCAAAGTTACTGTTGGTGATAATATGCAATTACTAACTGAGCAAATGGAACAGCTCAGTAAAGACGCAGATATACTGATTATAAATGGCGGTTTGGGGCCAACCGTTGATGATATGACCGCCCAAGCCTTGTCAGAAACAACTAAGCAATCACTAGCGATACACCCAACAGCATTAGAACAAGTAAAAGCATGGTGTGTAAAACGCAGTTATCGATTAACAGGGCCGAATTTGAAGCAAGCTTTACTACCTACAGGTTGTGATATCGTACATAACCCAATTGGCAGCGCGCCAGGTTTTTCTATTAATCATAACAGCTGTCAAATAATTTGTACTCCTGGTGTACCTGTTGAATTAAAAGCAATGCTGCGAGAAGAAATTTTACCTAATATTGCAGAGCAGTTACCCGAAGAGCTGCAAACCGTTACGCAAAAGCTTAAGGTGTTTGGTATTGGTGAATCCGGTTTACAAAAAATGGTTAATGATAGCTACCCTAATTGGCCAGAAGAAATCGAACTTGGGTTCCGTGCAACCATGCCACTTTTAGAGGTAAAGTTAACCAGCAGAAGTCATACCTCAACAACCCTTAGAGATGAGTGGTACAGTAAAATCAAGGGGCTATTAGGCCAACATATCGTCAGTGAAAACGGCGACTCTATCGCAGCGACAGTGGTTAAATTATTGAAGCAAAACGGTAAAACAATTACCACAGCAGAATCTTGCACCGGCGGAATGATCGCCGCTCAGCTGACTGGCGTAGCTGGTTGTTCAGATGTTTTTGAAGCTGGATTTGTGACTTATTCGAATCGAATGAAAGAAAAATTAGTTAATGTAAATGCACAAACCTTAGAACAATTTGGTGCAGTAAGTGAGCAAGTAGTAAAAGAAATGGTTAGCGGTGCTTTGGCCGTGAGTGCAGCTGACTATGCAGTTTCAGTGTCGGGTGTTGCCGGTCCTGATGGTGGCACAGAAGATAAACCTGTTGGCACAGTATGGCTTGCATGGGCTAATAAACAGCAAGTGTTCACTAAGAAGTTGTACTTACCCACACATCGAATTCATTTTCAAAATTTTATCGCCAACACTGGCTTAGATTTAATTCGTCGATTAATTTTAGGTTACCATGATGAACCACGTTATTTTGTCGAGCGCCAATTCAATTCAAAAACATAG
- a CDS encoding GNAT family N-acetyltransferase, with protein sequence MINVENSERLSFRLMDENDGELLFELDQDPEVMKFINGGKSSTWDDINNRFIPRLNAYRKPSEGWGLWQVNITDSDEFIGWVLVRPVDFFNEQPLWNDLELGWRFKQNSWGKGYGFEAAQQIKNALAQLGKADFFTALADDGNLGSINIMKKLGMTYLKTDLHKDPLGDVDVVYYQMKAT encoded by the coding sequence ATGATAAACGTTGAAAATTCTGAGCGCTTAAGCTTTCGTCTTATGGATGAAAACGATGGTGAGTTATTATTTGAATTAGATCAAGACCCAGAAGTAATGAAGTTTATTAATGGTGGTAAATCCTCTACTTGGGATGATATTAACAATAGATTTATTCCACGGTTGAATGCGTACCGTAAGCCAAGCGAAGGCTGGGGTTTATGGCAAGTAAATATTACTGATAGCGATGAATTTATCGGTTGGGTGTTAGTTAGACCGGTAGATTTTTTTAATGAACAGCCATTATGGAATGATCTAGAACTAGGATGGCGCTTTAAGCAAAATTCTTGGGGTAAAGGTTATGGTTTTGAAGCAGCGCAGCAAATAAAAAACGCCTTAGCTCAACTAGGCAAGGCCGACTTTTTCACCGCACTTGCTGATGATGGAAACCTTGGCTCTATCAACATAATGAAAAAGCTTGGCATGACTTATTTGAAAACGGATTTGCATAAAGATCCGTTGGGCGACGTAGACGTGGTTTATTATCAAATGAAAGCGACTTAA
- a CDS encoding DUF4097 family beta strand repeat-containing protein, whose translation MNTLNKFSPIIALTAMLAFGAHANVEDTVEKTFELSGKGQLVLDNVNGDVAIEAWQQNSVKVTAEITAANQKSRDRIDVSMKQNGDRITVETDYLEQEGEWGKNSNGGSVNYTVMVPVNIDLRNIELVNGSLTISNVSGELNADVVNGSVEATGLASDVEVDSVNGGVELTFADNAKNIEIEVETVNGAIHLYVPENFGANVEASTGNGAIKTDFGLAGTKGKYYGNDLEGSFGDSSSDIEVESVNGSIRILKK comes from the coding sequence ATGAATACGCTAAATAAATTTTCGCCGATAATTGCACTAACCGCTATGCTCGCTTTTGGTGCTCATGCAAATGTTGAAGATACTGTTGAGAAAACCTTTGAACTAAGTGGCAAAGGTCAATTAGTGCTCGATAATGTTAATGGTGATGTTGCGATCGAAGCCTGGCAACAAAACTCAGTAAAAGTAACTGCAGAAATTACCGCCGCTAATCAAAAGTCACGTGATCGCATAGATGTCAGCATGAAACAAAATGGCGATCGTATAACCGTAGAAACAGACTATCTTGAACAAGAAGGTGAATGGGGAAAGAATAGTAATGGTGGAAGTGTTAACTATACCGTTATGGTACCAGTAAATATTGATTTACGTAACATAGAATTAGTAAACGGCTCACTAACAATAAGCAATGTATCAGGTGAGCTTAATGCCGATGTGGTTAATGGCTCGGTCGAAGCAACTGGCTTAGCATCTGATGTAGAAGTTGATTCTGTTAATGGTGGTGTAGAGTTAACGTTTGCTGACAACGCGAAAAATATTGAAATTGAAGTTGAAACGGTAAATGGTGCTATTCATTTATATGTACCTGAAAATTTTGGTGCAAATGTAGAAGCAAGTACTGGTAATGGCGCCATTAAAACTGATTTTGGTTTAGCGGGAACTAAAGGCAAATATTACGGTAACGATCTAGAAGGCAGCTTCGGCGACTCTAGCAGTGATATAGAAGTCGAAAGCGTTAACGGTTCTATTCGAATCCTAAAAAAGTAA
- a CDS encoding NAD-dependent malic enzyme encodes MSKEQQPKHPLYIPYAGPTLLETPLLNKGSAFTSGERVSFNLTGLIPPRFETIEEQVERAYMQYSSFQTPINKHIYLRNIQDKNETLFHALVQSHLDEMLPIIYTPTVGDACERFSDIYRSNRGLFISYAERHQIDDILHNATKHKVKVIVVTDGERILGLGDQGIGGMGIPIGKLSLYTSCGGISPAYTMPIMLDVGTNNEKLLNDPMYMGARHKRISQEEYNDFVDLFIKAVTRRWPNVLLQFEDFAQPNAMPLLQRYRNEICCFNDDIQGTASVTVGTLLAACRIKGKPLSQQKVAFVGAGSAGCGIAEQIIAQMCSEGLTDEQARKQVFMVDRYGLLTDGMADLRDFQQKLVQQTDVISNWQFSGEYAALLDVMQCAKPDILIGVSGQAGLFTEQVVKAMAEGTDKPIIFPLSNPSKQVEATPEQVINWTEGNVVIATGSPFSPVEYNGETFHIAQCNNSYIFPGIGLGVLAANIKFISDEMLMLASETLANASPLANTGKGELLPPLTEIASISRSIAFAIGKLAMQQGLALEITEKQLLANIEANFWKPEYRAYKRSTI; translated from the coding sequence ATGAGTAAAGAACAACAGCCAAAACATCCGTTATATATACCTTATGCAGGCCCGACATTACTTGAAACGCCTTTATTAAATAAAGGTAGTGCATTTACCAGTGGTGAACGGGTAAGCTTCAACTTAACTGGTTTGATCCCGCCGCGCTTTGAAACTATTGAAGAGCAAGTTGAGCGTGCTTATATGCAATACTCTAGTTTTCAAACCCCGATAAATAAGCATATTTACTTACGCAATATTCAAGATAAAAATGAAACTTTATTTCATGCGTTAGTACAGTCTCATTTAGATGAAATGCTGCCAATCATCTACACACCAACGGTTGGTGATGCTTGTGAACGATTCTCTGATATTTACCGCAGTAATCGTGGTTTGTTTATTTCATATGCTGAAAGGCATCAAATAGATGACATTCTTCATAATGCCACCAAGCATAAAGTTAAGGTAATTGTTGTTACTGATGGTGAGCGTATTCTTGGTTTAGGCGATCAAGGTATTGGCGGTATGGGCATTCCAATTGGTAAACTTTCATTGTACACGTCGTGTGGTGGCATTAGTCCGGCTTATACCATGCCAATCATGCTTGATGTTGGTACGAATAATGAAAAATTGCTAAACGACCCTATGTATATGGGCGCTCGTCATAAACGTATTAGCCAAGAAGAATATAACGATTTTGTCGATCTGTTTATTAAGGCGGTAACTCGTAGGTGGCCAAATGTATTATTACAGTTTGAAGATTTTGCTCAGCCAAATGCAATGCCATTGTTACAGCGTTATCGTAATGAAATTTGTTGCTTTAATGATGACATTCAAGGTACGGCCTCAGTCACTGTGGGTACTTTACTGGCGGCGTGCCGTATTAAAGGCAAGCCGCTTTCACAGCAAAAGGTAGCTTTTGTTGGTGCAGGCTCTGCTGGGTGTGGCATTGCTGAGCAAATTATCGCGCAAATGTGTTCAGAAGGGTTAACCGACGAACAAGCCCGCAAACAAGTTTTCATGGTTGATAGATATGGTTTATTAACTGATGGTATGGCTGATTTACGAGATTTTCAGCAGAAACTTGTCCAGCAAACTGACGTCATTTCAAATTGGCAATTCTCAGGTGAATATGCTGCTCTTTTAGATGTAATGCAATGTGCTAAACCAGACATTCTTATTGGTGTTTCAGGTCAAGCCGGACTATTCACTGAACAAGTGGTCAAAGCGATGGCTGAGGGTACCGATAAACCAATAATTTTTCCGTTATCTAATCCTTCCAAGCAAGTGGAAGCCACGCCAGAACAAGTGATTAATTGGACTGAAGGTAATGTAGTTATCGCCACCGGCAGTCCATTTTCGCCTGTTGAATATAACGGCGAAACATTTCACATCGCTCAATGTAATAATTCTTATATTTTTCCCGGTATTGGTTTAGGGGTTTTAGCCGCAAATATTAAGTTTATTAGTGACGAAATGTTAATGCTAGCCAGTGAAACACTAGCGAATGCATCTCCACTGGCTAATACTGGTAAAGGTGAATTGTTACCACCGCTGACTGAAATTGCCAGTATTAGTAGAAGCATAGCATTTGCGATAGGCAAGCTTGCTATGCAGCAAGGATTAGCTTTAGAAATTACTGAGAAACAATTATTAGCCAATATTGAAGCGAATTTCTGGAAACCAGAATATCGAGCTTATAAGCGTTCAACGATATAG
- a CDS encoding alpha/beta hydrolase, protein MTYLNCVEVEPKSAATASVIWLHGLGADGHDFEPIVPVLNLPDSLPIRFVFPHSPKIPVTINGGVVMPAWYDILDMSIDRKVDSEQLNASAQSVHNLIEREISRGIPADRIVIAGFSQGGAVGYQAALTFDKPLAGLMAMSTYFATKDDIEVSAANKGIDIAVMHGTQDPVVSPVLGEQAVNALKSKGFNPSYQTYPMPHAVCAEQIADVSAWLQKKLN, encoded by the coding sequence ATGACTTATTTAAATTGTGTTGAAGTTGAACCAAAATCAGCTGCTACGGCTAGTGTTATTTGGTTACATGGTTTAGGCGCCGATGGCCATGATTTTGAGCCGATTGTGCCAGTATTAAATTTACCCGATTCATTGCCTATTCGTTTTGTATTCCCACACTCTCCTAAAATACCGGTAACTATCAATGGCGGCGTGGTAATGCCTGCTTGGTATGATATTTTAGACATGAGTATTGACCGCAAAGTTGATAGTGAGCAGCTAAATGCATCAGCACAATCGGTGCATAATTTGATTGAACGCGAAATTTCTCGTGGCATTCCGGCAGACAGAATCGTTATTGCCGGTTTTTCACAAGGTGGTGCTGTAGGTTATCAAGCTGCACTAACCTTTGATAAGCCACTGGCTGGTTTAATGGCAATGTCTACTTACTTTGCTACTAAAGATGACATTGAAGTGTCAGCTGCCAATAAAGGTATTGATATTGCGGTTATGCACGGTACTCAAGATCCTGTGGTTAGCCCTGTTTTAGGTGAACAGGCAGTAAACGCGCTTAAAAGTAAAGGCTTTAATCCAAGTTACCAAACTTATCCTATGCCACATGCTGTTTGTGCAGAACAAATTGCAGATGTGTCGGCTTGGTTGCAGAAAAAACTAAACTAA
- the iscX gene encoding Fe-S cluster assembly protein IscX: MGLKWIDSLEIALDLIEEHPDVNPTQLHFTELRQWVLDLERFDDDANHCGERVLEAIQLAWIDEAD, encoded by the coding sequence ATGGGTCTGAAATGGATAGATTCACTTGAGATTGCTTTAGATTTAATTGAAGAACACCCTGATGTAAATCCTACCCAATTGCACTTTACCGAGCTCAGGCAGTGGGTGCTCGATCTTGAAAGGTTTGATGATGATGCCAACCACTGTGGTGAAAGGGTACTTGAAGCCATTCAATTGGCGTGGATAGATGAAGCTGATTGA
- a CDS encoding DUF2960 domain-containing protein yields MARQVTYVFKGKRKTIPFSFSLFHDMYEAAAAAENVDIKSFLAMEQQLALTSRGQGISKNFRQKEFARMGFSEIKFVREEEA; encoded by the coding sequence ATGGCTAGGCAAGTTACATACGTGTTTAAAGGTAAGCGTAAAACCATACCATTTTCATTCAGTTTGTTTCACGATATGTATGAAGCTGCAGCAGCAGCTGAAAATGTAGATATAAAAAGCTTTCTTGCGATGGAGCAACAACTCGCATTAACGTCAAGAGGGCAGGGAATTTCGAAAAACTTCCGCCAAAAAGAATTTGCTCGTATGGGCTTTTCAGAAATTAAGTTTGTTCGTGAAGAAGAAGCTTAA